In the genome of Pseudomonadota bacterium, the window TTGTAATTTGGTTATTGATTATTGTCTTTTCTCTGGAGCTTGAATATTGGTAATTGATTATTGATGTCTTTATTTTTGGGACCAGGTCCTGAATCATCAGTTTTATTCTGCTATACTTTTCTAATAAAACTTTATAGGGGCAACCCTTTGAATTAATTTGAAATCGTTATCGTTATGGAGGAGAAACAGATCATGTTCCAGGGCTGTTATGGCAATGATACAATCGATTGTGCTTCGAATGGTAATTCCCTTTTTCCGGCAATTCAAATAGAGCTTTGCTGCCTTTGCGTAGGACTCAACAATATCTTTAGGGTTGTAAAACCGTTGCGTGGAAAGATACTTTTTCAGGAGATTGTATTCCTTCTCTGAACTGGCGCCCTGCAGAACTTCTTGAAAAATAAGAGAACTTATCCCAAATGGTATTTTCTTCTGTAATACCGATTCAAACTTAAT includes:
- a CDS encoding PIN domain nuclease; this translates as MILIDTSVLIDFFRGSKNKESIKFESVLQKKIPFGISSLIFQEVLQGASSEKEYNLLKKYLSTQRFYNPKDIVESYAKAAKLYLNCRKKGITIRSTIDCIIAITALEHDLFLLHNDNDFKLIQRVAPIKFY